The following coding sequences lie in one Erwinia amylovora genomic window:
- the endA gene encoding deoxyribonuclease I yields MSRKIFSSIALSLLFPPLFCHALSQGNYQQNNFSQAKAWAAQIHHDAPGTFYCGCKIDWQGKKGVPDLTSCGYQVRKNSERASRIEWEHVVPAWSFGHQRQCWQDGGRKNCVKDPVYRRMESDLHNLQPAIGEVNGDRGNFMYGQWSGGEQQYGQCAMKVDFKNKLAEPPARARGAIARTWFYMRDQYQLSMSKQQTQLMTAWSKLYPVTPWECERDRRIARVQGNHNPYVQQACQR; encoded by the coding sequence ATGTCTCGCAAAATTTTTAGCTCAATAGCCCTTTCCCTGCTGTTCCCCCCCCTTTTTTGCCATGCTCTCAGTCAGGGCAACTACCAGCAGAATAACTTCAGCCAGGCAAAGGCCTGGGCGGCGCAAATTCACCACGATGCACCCGGCACGTTTTATTGCGGCTGCAAAATTGACTGGCAGGGTAAAAAAGGCGTGCCCGATCTCACCTCCTGCGGTTATCAGGTACGCAAAAATAGCGAACGCGCCAGCCGCATCGAATGGGAGCATGTTGTCCCGGCGTGGAGCTTTGGCCACCAGCGCCAGTGCTGGCAAGACGGCGGGCGAAAAAACTGCGTCAAAGACCCCGTCTATCGTCGAATGGAAAGCGACCTGCATAACCTGCAACCGGCTATCGGAGAGGTGAACGGCGATCGCGGTAACTTCATGTACGGTCAGTGGAGCGGCGGCGAGCAGCAGTATGGCCAGTGCGCCATGAAAGTCGATTTCAAAAATAAACTGGCCGAACCGCCAGCGCGCGCGCGCGGCGCCATCGCCCGTACATGGTTCTATATGCGTGACCAGTATCAACTGAGTATGTCAAAACAGCAGACGCAGTTAATGACCGCCTGGAGCAAGCTCTATCCGGTCACGCCGTGGGAATGCGAGCGCGATCGGCGCATTGCCCGCGTTCAGGGCAATCATAACCCTTATGTACAGCAGGCTTGCCAGCGGTAA
- a CDS encoding SprT family zinc-dependent metalloprotease codes for MKPERIPITLQQAVMQRLRDKLQQANLRLERNYPQPALHYKQRGTAAGTAWLQSWEIRLNPVLLLENQQAFIDEVVPHELAHLLVWKHFGRVAPHGKEWKWMMESVLGVPARRTHQFAIASVCSRAFPYRCRCQQHQLSVRRHNRVVRGESQYRCLYCGDPLQPGNFQES; via the coding sequence ATGAAACCTGAGAGAATCCCTATTACCCTGCAGCAGGCCGTTATGCAAAGGCTGCGTGATAAACTTCAGCAGGCTAATCTGCGGCTGGAGCGCAACTATCCGCAACCCGCACTGCACTACAAACAGCGTGGTACGGCGGCGGGAACGGCCTGGCTGCAAAGTTGGGAAATTCGCCTGAATCCGGTACTGCTGTTGGAAAACCAGCAGGCGTTCATTGATGAAGTGGTGCCGCACGAGCTGGCGCACCTGCTGGTTTGGAAACATTTTGGCCGCGTTGCACCGCACGGTAAAGAGTGGAAATGGATGATGGAGAGCGTACTGGGGGTTCCCGCGCGCCGTACCCATCAGTTTGCGATAGCCTCGGTGTGCAGCCGCGCTTTCCCGTACCGCTGCCGCTGCCAGCAGCATCAGTTAAGCGTGCGCCGCCATAACCGGGTGGTAAGGGGCGAGAGCCAATATCGCTGCCTGTACTGTGGTGACCCTCTCCAGCCCGGCAACTTCCAGGAATCTTAA
- a CDS encoding sugar porter family MFS transporter — MPDKKKRSRTSNKAMTLFVCFLAALAGLLFGLDIGVIAGALPFIAKDFSVTPHQQEWIVSSMMFGAAIGAVGSGWLSSSLGRKKSLMIGAVLFVIGSLWSALSTNPEMLIVARVLLGLAVGVASYTAPLYLSEIAPEKIRGSMISLYQLMITIGILGAYLSDTAFSYTGEWRWMLGIITIPALLLLVGVFFLPNSPRWLAAKGDFRSAQRVLDRLRDTSEQAKRELDEIRESLKIKQSGWSLFKDNSHFRRAVYLGVLLQVMQQFTGMNVIMYYAPKIFEIAGFANTTQQMWGTVIVGLINVLATFIAIGLVDRWGRKPTLILGFMVMALGMGVLGTLLHVGIHSVGAQYFAIAMLLMFIVGFAMSAGPLIWVLCSEIQPLKGRDFGITVSTATNWIANMIVGATFLTMLNHLGNANTFWVYAALNLFFIVLTLWLIPETKNVSLEHIERNLLSGKKLREIGQRD, encoded by the coding sequence ATGCCTGATAAGAAAAAAAGAAGCAGGACTTCAAATAAGGCCATGACCCTGTTCGTCTGTTTCCTTGCCGCACTGGCTGGCCTGCTGTTCGGGCTGGATATCGGTGTGATTGCAGGAGCACTTCCCTTTATTGCCAAGGATTTTAGCGTTACTCCTCATCAACAAGAGTGGATCGTCAGCTCAATGATGTTTGGTGCCGCCATTGGGGCCGTCGGCAGCGGCTGGCTGTCTTCTTCCCTCGGGCGTAAAAAGAGCCTGATGATCGGCGCCGTGCTGTTTGTTATCGGCTCCCTGTGGTCAGCGCTCTCAACTAACCCGGAAATGCTGATTGTCGCCCGTGTTTTGCTGGGCCTTGCTGTTGGCGTGGCGTCTTACACTGCTCCGCTGTATCTGTCTGAGATAGCGCCGGAAAAAATTCGCGGCAGCATGATTTCGCTCTATCAGTTGATGATTACCATCGGTATTCTTGGCGCTTACCTTTCCGACACGGCTTTCAGCTATACCGGCGAATGGCGCTGGATGCTGGGCATCATCACTATTCCGGCCCTGCTATTGCTGGTTGGCGTCTTCTTTCTGCCCAACAGCCCGCGCTGGCTGGCAGCAAAAGGCGATTTCCGCAGTGCTCAACGGGTTCTGGATCGCTTGCGCGATACCAGCGAACAGGCCAAACGCGAGCTGGATGAGATCCGCGAAAGTCTGAAGATTAAACAATCCGGCTGGTCGCTGTTCAAAGACAACAGTCACTTCCGTCGTGCGGTTTATCTTGGTGTGCTGTTGCAGGTCATGCAGCAATTCACCGGCATGAACGTGATCATGTATTACGCACCGAAAATTTTCGAAATCGCCGGTTTTGCTAATACCACCCAGCAAATGTGGGGCACGGTGATTGTCGGTCTGATTAACGTGCTGGCCACCTTTATTGCTATTGGTCTGGTTGACCGTTGGGGGCGTAAGCCAACGCTGATCCTCGGCTTTATGGTGATGGCGCTGGGTATGGGCGTTCTGGGCACCCTGCTCCATGTCGGCATTCATTCCGTCGGCGCGCAATACTTCGCGATTGCCATGCTGCTGATGTTTATTGTCGGATTCGCTATGAGTGCCGGGCCGCTGATTTGGGTACTTTGTTCAGAGATCCAGCCGCTGAAAGGGCGTGATTTCGGCATCACCGTTTCTACTGCCACTAACTGGATTGCGAACATGATTGTCGGGGCGACTTTCCTGACCATGCTGAACCATCTCGGCAATGCGAACACCTTCTGGGTCTACGCGGCGCTCAACCTGTTCTTTATTGTTCTGACCCTGTGGCTTATTCCAGAAACCAAAAACGTTTCGCTGGAGCACATTGAACGTAACCTGTTGAGTGGTAAGAAACTGCGCGAAATTGGTCAGCGTGACTGA
- the metK gene encoding methionine adenosyltransferase codes for MAKHLFTSESVSEGHPDKIADQISDAVLDAILEQDPKARVACETYVKTGMVLVGGEITTSAWVDIEEITRQTVRDIGYVHSDMGFDANSCAVLSAIGKQSPDINQGVDRTDPLEQGAGDQGLMFGYATNETDVLMPAPVTYAHRLVQRQSEVRKSGTLPWLRPDAKSQITFQYDEGKIVGIDAVVLSTQHAEDISQKDLQEAVMEEIIKPVLPTEWINANTKYHINPTGRFVIGGPMGDCGLTGRKIIVDTYGGMARHGGGAFSGKDPSKVDRSAAYAARYVAKNIVAAGLADRCEIQVSYAIGVAEPTSIMVETFGTEKISTETLTLLVREFFDLRPYGLIQMLDLLHPIYRETAAYGHFGREHFPWEKTDKAAQLREAAGLK; via the coding sequence ATGGCTAAACACCTTTTTACATCCGAGTCCGTATCAGAAGGACATCCCGATAAAATCGCCGATCAGATTTCTGATGCCGTGCTAGATGCTATCCTCGAGCAGGATCCCAAAGCCCGTGTGGCCTGCGAAACCTATGTGAAAACCGGCATGGTTCTGGTTGGCGGTGAAATCACCACCAGCGCATGGGTTGATATCGAAGAGATCACTCGCCAAACCGTGCGTGACATCGGCTATGTCCATTCCGATATGGGCTTTGATGCCAATTCCTGTGCGGTACTGAGCGCCATCGGTAAGCAGTCACCGGATATCAACCAGGGCGTGGACCGCACCGACCCGCTGGAACAGGGCGCGGGCGACCAGGGTCTGATGTTCGGCTACGCCACTAACGAAACTGACGTGCTGATGCCAGCGCCGGTCACTTACGCGCACCGTTTGGTGCAGCGCCAGTCTGAAGTGCGTAAAAGCGGAACTTTGCCGTGGCTGCGTCCGGATGCGAAAAGTCAAATCACCTTCCAGTATGATGAAGGCAAGATTGTGGGTATTGATGCGGTAGTGCTGTCTACTCAACACGCCGAGGACATCTCGCAAAAAGATCTGCAGGAAGCGGTGATGGAAGAGATCATCAAACCGGTACTGCCCACTGAGTGGATTAACGCCAATACCAAATACCACATCAATCCAACCGGACGTTTCGTCATTGGTGGCCCAATGGGCGACTGCGGCCTGACCGGGCGTAAAATCATCGTTGATACCTACGGCGGTATGGCTCGTCACGGCGGGGGCGCATTCTCAGGTAAAGACCCGTCGAAAGTTGACCGTTCTGCGGCCTATGCAGCGCGTTATGTGGCAAAGAATATTGTCGCTGCCGGGCTGGCCGATCGCTGTGAAATTCAGGTTTCCTACGCTATCGGCGTGGCAGAACCGACCTCCATTATGGTTGAGACTTTCGGCACTGAGAAAATCTCTACTGAAACCCTGACCCTGCTGGTGCGCGAATTCTTCGACCTGCGCCCTTACGGTTTGATCCAGATGCTGGACCTGCTGCACCCAATTTACCGCGAAACCGCCGCCTATGGTCACTTTGGTCGTGAACATTTTCCGTGGGAAAAAACCGACAAAGCGGCACAGCTGCGTGAAGCCGCCGGCCTGAAATAA
- the speA gene encoding biosynthetic arginine decarboxylase, whose translation MSDDMKKMMGSSAGEQGGLRSMQEVAISDRDASRMLRTYNIAWWGNNYYDVNELGHISVCPDPDVPEARVDLAKLVKEREAEGQRLPALFCFPQILQHRLRSINAAFKRARGSYGYNGDYFLVYPIKVNQHKRVIESLINSGEPLGLEAGSKAELMAVLAHAGMTRSVIVCNGYKDREYIRLALIGEKMGHKVYLVLEKMTEVKLVLEEAERLNVVPRLGIRARLASQGSGKWQSSGGEKSKFGLSATQVLQLVDIMRDAGRMESLQLLHFHLGSQMANIRDIATGVRESARFYVELAKLGVNIQCFDVGGGLGVDYEGTRSQSDCSVNYGLNEYANNVIWAIGAACDEHDLPHPTVITESGRAVTAHHTVLVSNIIGVERNEFSEPQPPVEDAPRPIVSMWDTWQEMHEPNNRRSLREWLHDSQMDLFDIHTGYSQGIYDLTQRAWAEQLYLSICHYIQQHLDPSNRAHRPIIDELQERMADKIYVNFSLFQSMPDAWGIDQLFPVLPLEGLNKVPERRAVLLDITCDSDGTIDHYIDGDGIATTMPMPQYDVDNPPMLGFFMVGAYQEILGNMHNLFGDTEAVDVFAFSDGSVEVQLSDEGDTVADMLEYVQLNPAELLTHFRNQIKQSDLDEELRAQFLEEFEAGLYGYTYLEDE comes from the coding sequence ATGTCTGACGACATGAAGAAAATGATGGGTTCGTCAGCAGGCGAACAGGGTGGGTTACGCTCCATGCAGGAAGTCGCCATCAGTGACCGGGACGCCAGCAGAATGCTGCGTACCTATAACATCGCCTGGTGGGGCAATAACTACTATGACGTTAACGAACTGGGTCATATCAGCGTCTGCCCGGACCCGGATGTGCCTGAAGCCCGCGTCGATCTGGCAAAACTGGTAAAAGAGCGCGAGGCGGAAGGCCAGCGTCTGCCAGCCCTGTTCTGCTTCCCACAAATTTTGCAGCACCGTCTGCGCTCGATTAATGCCGCCTTTAAACGTGCGCGTGGATCCTACGGCTATAACGGTGACTACTTCCTGGTTTACCCGATTAAGGTTAATCAGCATAAGCGCGTGATTGAATCGTTGATCAATTCCGGCGAACCGCTGGGGCTGGAAGCCGGTTCTAAAGCTGAGCTAATGGCCGTACTGGCGCATGCCGGTATGACGCGTTCGGTGATTGTCTGTAATGGCTATAAAGACCGTGAATATATCCGCCTCGCGCTGATTGGCGAGAAGATGGGCCACAAGGTCTATCTGGTGCTGGAAAAAATGACGGAAGTGAAACTGGTGCTGGAAGAGGCCGAACGTCTGAACGTGGTACCGCGCCTTGGCATCCGTGCGCGCCTTGCCTCACAGGGGTCCGGTAAATGGCAGTCCAGCGGCGGTGAAAAATCCAAGTTTGGCCTGTCTGCTACTCAGGTACTGCAGCTGGTAGACATTATGCGTGATGCGGGCCGGATGGAAAGCCTGCAGCTGCTGCACTTCCACCTGGGTTCGCAGATGGCGAACATTCGTGATATTGCCACCGGCGTGCGTGAGTCGGCGCGTTTCTACGTCGAACTGGCGAAGCTTGGCGTTAACATTCAATGTTTTGACGTTGGCGGCGGTTTAGGCGTGGACTACGAAGGCACACGTTCACAAAGTGACTGCTCGGTAAACTACGGCCTGAATGAGTATGCCAACAATGTTATCTGGGCAATTGGCGCGGCCTGTGATGAGCACGATCTGCCGCACCCGACGGTGATCACCGAGTCCGGGCGTGCTGTGACTGCGCACCACACGGTGCTGGTTTCCAACATCATTGGCGTGGAGCGTAACGAATTCAGCGAACCGCAGCCGCCGGTTGAAGATGCACCGCGTCCTATCGTCAGCATGTGGGACACCTGGCAGGAGATGCACGAGCCGAATAATCGTCGCTCGCTGCGTGAGTGGCTGCATGACAGCCAAATGGACCTGTTTGATATTCACACCGGTTACTCACAGGGGATCTACGATCTGACGCAACGCGCCTGGGCCGAACAGCTTTATTTGAGCATCTGCCACTATATTCAGCAGCATCTGGATCCCAGCAACCGCGCGCACCGACCGATTATTGACGAGCTGCAGGAGCGTATGGCGGATAAAATCTACGTCAACTTCTCGCTGTTCCAGTCGATGCCGGATGCCTGGGGTATCGATCAGCTGTTTCCGGTACTGCCGCTGGAAGGGCTGAACAAAGTGCCGGAGCGCCGGGCGGTCTTGCTCGATATCACCTGTGACTCAGACGGCACCATCGATCACTACATTGACGGCGATGGTATTGCCACCACCATGCCGATGCCGCAGTACGATGTGGATAACCCCCCGATGCTCGGCTTCTTTATGGTCGGTGCTTATCAGGAGATCCTCGGCAACATGCACAACCTGTTCGGTGATACCGAAGCGGTGGACGTATTTGCCTTTTCCGACGGCAGCGTTGAAGTCCAGCTGTCGGATGAAGGCGATACGGTGGCGGATATGCTGGAGTACGTGCAGCTTAATCCGGCAGAACTGCTAACGCATTTCCGCAATCAGATCAAACAAAGCGATCTGGACGAAGAGCTGCGCGCGCAGTTCCTTGAAGAGTTCGAAGCGGGACTGTACGGCTATACTTATCTGGAAGATGAGTGA
- the rsmE gene encoding 16S rRNA (uracil(1498)-N(3))-methyltransferase, protein MRIPRIYQPRPLQIGNEIALSEEAANHVGRVLRMSAGQMLELFDGTSLVFAAEIIQADKKNVCVRINASREDSRESPLHLHLGQVMSRGEKMEFTVQKAVELGVNVITPLFSERCGVKLDAERLAKKMQQWQKIAIAACEQCGRNCIPEVRNAMALDAWCAEPEPGLKLNLHPRAKHSINTLPLPIERVRLLIGPEGGLSADEIAMTAQHGFTDILLGPRVLRTETTALTAITALQVRFGDLG, encoded by the coding sequence ATGCGTATACCTCGCATTTATCAGCCCCGGCCGTTACAGATCGGCAACGAAATAGCCCTGAGTGAAGAGGCGGCTAACCACGTTGGCCGCGTACTGCGCATGAGTGCAGGCCAGATGCTGGAATTGTTCGATGGCACCAGTCTGGTTTTTGCGGCGGAAATTATTCAGGCTGATAAAAAAAATGTTTGTGTCAGAATCAACGCCAGTCGCGAGGACAGCCGCGAATCGCCGCTTCATCTGCACCTGGGCCAGGTCATGTCGCGCGGCGAAAAAATGGAATTTACTGTTCAAAAAGCCGTCGAACTGGGAGTAAATGTGATTACCCCCTTGTTTTCTGAGCGCTGTGGCGTGAAGCTGGATGCAGAACGGTTGGCGAAAAAAATGCAGCAGTGGCAAAAGATCGCCATTGCCGCCTGTGAACAGTGTGGACGCAACTGCATTCCCGAGGTGCGTAACGCGATGGCGCTGGATGCCTGGTGCGCCGAACCGGAGCCGGGGCTAAAGCTCAACCTGCATCCGCGTGCCAAACACAGCATTAACACCCTGCCGCTTCCGATTGAACGTGTTCGTCTGCTGATTGGCCCGGAGGGTGGGCTATCTGCCGATGAGATTGCCATGACGGCGCAACATGGGTTTACTGATATTTTGCTAGGCCCACGCGTGCTGCGCACCGAAACAACCGCATTGACGGCAATCACTGCACTGCAGGTGCGGTTTGGCGATTTGGGCTGA